The DNA sequence GGCGATAGGCTCCCGTCGGGAGGTGGAGACGGTGGAGGAGGCCGCGGAGAAGGCCCTGGAGAAGGCCCCGGAGAAGGCCGTGGCGGAGCCCGCGGAGCGGGGCGGCCTCGCCGCGGCGCTGGCCGCGTCCCTCGGCGCGCTGCTGCGCCGGGTCTACGCCGAGGTCACCGCCGCGGCGCTGCGCGACGACCCGCGCGTCCGCGACTTCGTCGTGCTCGACACGCTCGCCGACCAGGACGCCGACTCGCAGCACGAGCTCGCCGAGCGGCTCGGCATCAACCGCACGATCATGGTCGGGCTGGTCGACCGCCTGGAGCGCGCCGGCCACGTGGTGCGCACCCGCAACCCCGCCGACCGCCGCTCGTACCTGCTGTCCATCACCCCCGCGGGCCGCGCGGCCCGGGACGAGCTGGGCCGGGCGGTCGCCGAGCGCGACGCCCGCCTCACCGCCGCGCTCACCCCCGCCGAGCGGCAACGCCTCACCGAGCTGCTCGGCCGCCTGCTGCCCGAGCCCGAGCCGCTGCCCGCCGTCGCCTACCTCGTCGCCCAGGCCCACTACCGGCTGCGCCGCCGCGGCGACGCGCTGCTCGCCGGAACCGGCCTGCGCACCCGCCACTTCGGCGCCATGGCCGCCCTCGAGACGCTCGCCCCCTGCTCCCAGCAGCAATTCGCCCGGCAGATCAACGTCTCCGAGCCCGCCGCCGTGCCGATCGTCGAGGAGCTGGTACGGCTCGGCCTGGTCACCCGCGGCCGGGACCCGCGCGACCGCCGCCGCTACGCGCTCGAGCTGACCGACCTCGGCCGGGCCCGCCTGGGCTTCCTCCGCGACACGGTGAACCGCATGCAGGCCGAGGTCCTCGGCCTGCTCGGCCCCGACGGGGAACGCGAGCTACGCGCCCTGCTGGCCAAGCTCCTCGCCGGTCCGCGCTGACCGGTCGCCGCGGGGCTTGCCGTACACGCGGGGCTCGAAGTAGCCCTCGGGCTCGGGTGCGTACCCGTCCGGCCCGGTACGGCGGGGTCGCGGCATGCCCGGCCCGCCGTCCCGCCCGGTACGGCCCGGCCGCGGCCGGTCGCCCGGCCGCCGGGGACGCGACGGCCGCTCGCCGCGCGGCGCCTTGGCCGCGCGCAGCTCGTCGCGCAGCGCGCGCACGTTGGCGGGCAGGCCGCGGAACCAGGCGAGGACGAGGACGAGCGCCGTCCCCGCGAACAGCCACGGCGCCCCGCCCGACAGCGAGGTGAACATGCCCAGGCCGAACGCCTGGAGGAACGACGCCGCCCCCAGCGAGCGCAGCAGCTCGTTGACGAGCATCGCGATGAAGTAGATCAGCGGCGGGGTGACGACGAGGGTGAGCAGCTGGCGTGGGTTGATGAAGAGCACCGCCGTCACGCAGGCCGCGATGAACGCGATGCCGATCACCGCCGGGGCCCCGGTGACGCAGGCGACGAGGGTGACGACGAAGATCAGCGCGATCGCCCCGCGTGCCGTCAGCCTGACCCGCGCTCCCACCGCTCCTCACCACCCGCCTCGGCCTACCCGGACAACCTACCGTTCATCCGGTCGGTGGGGGAGTCACTTGCCGCGTTGTGACCCGGCGCCGCGCCGTTGAGCCCGCCGTTGAACTCGCCGTTCGCGTCGCCGCCGATCTCGCCGGGGCGGTCCGGCGGATCGCCGATCGACTCGAGCAGCTCGGGGGTGACCAGGCCGCGGGGCAGGTCCTCGACGAGGGCGGGCTCGCGGAGCGTGCCCTCGACGAGCCCGAGGTCCCGCATCTTGCGGGCGCTCACCAGCACCCGGCTCTCCAGCGAGCCCACCGTGGTGTTGTACGCGGCCACCGCACGGGTGAGCGCCCGGCCCAGCGCGTCGACGTTGCGGCCCAGGCTGCCGAGCCGTTCGTACAGCTCCCGGCCGAGGTCGAAGACGGCCCTGGCGTTGCGGCTGAGCGCCGCCTGCTGCCAGGCGTAGTGCGCGGTGCGCAGCATCGTGATCAGCGTGGTCGGAGTGGCGATGTGCACCCGGCGGCCCAGCGCATGCTCCAGCAGCCCGGGATCGCGCTCCAGCGCGGGCGCGAGGAACGCCTCGCCGGGGATGAACAGCACGACGAACTCGGGCGCGGGCGAGAACGCCTGCCAGTACGCCTTGGCGGCTAGCCGGTCCACGTGCTCGCGCAGGTGGCGGGCGTGCGCGTCGAGCCGCTCGGCGACCACCGCCGGGTCGTCCGCCTCGGCCGCCTCCAGGTACGCGGCGAGCGAGACCTTGGCGTCGACGACGATGTTCTTGCCCCCGGCGAGCCGTACCACCATGTCCGGGCGGACCGTGCCGTCGACGGTGGCCGCGGTCGCCTGCTCGTCGAAGTCGCAGAATCGCGACATCCCGGCGATCTCGGCCACCCGGCGGAGCTGCAGCTCGCCCCACCGGCCGCGCGCCTCGGGGCGGCGCAGCGCGCGCACCAGCGCCGCGGTCTGGTCGCGCAGCTCGTGCGAGCTCTGCCGGACGAACTCCATCTGCTTGACCAGCTCGGCCTGGGCCTCCCGGCGCCGCGCCTCGGCCTCGCGCAGCTGCTCCTCGACCTTGGCGAGCGTCTCCCGCAGCGGGGTGACGAGGTGTTCCACCGCCTGCTTGCGCCGCTCCAGCTCCCCGGCGGCCTCGGCCCGGCCCGCGG is a window from the Thermopolyspora flexuosa genome containing:
- a CDS encoding DUF6542 domain-containing protein, which codes for MGARVRLTARGAIALIFVVTLVACVTGAPAVIGIAFIAACVTAVLFINPRQLLTLVVTPPLIYFIAMLVNELLRSLGAASFLQAFGLGMFTSLSGGAPWLFAGTALVLVLAWFRGLPANVRALRDELRAAKAPRGERPSRPRRPGDRPRPGRTGRDGGPGMPRPRRTGPDGYAPEPEGYFEPRVYGKPRGDRSARTGEELGQQGA
- a CDS encoding DNA recombination protein RmuC; this translates as MDLLALVLLVVGLAAGMAIGFALARARAAAESAGAAARAAAAEARAKAAEEMVGYVEERLADRFQALATRALDVNNLRFLELAENRLAAGRAEAAGELERRKQAVEHLVTPLRETLAKVEEQLREAEARRREAQAELVKQMEFVRQSSHELRDQTAALVRALRRPEARGRWGELQLRRVAEIAGMSRFCDFDEQATAATVDGTVRPDMVVRLAGGKNIVVDAKVSLAAYLEAAEADDPAVVAERLDAHARHLREHVDRLAAKAYWQAFSPAPEFVVLFIPGEAFLAPALERDPGLLEHALGRRVHIATPTTLITMLRTAHYAWQQAALSRNARAVFDLGRELYERLGSLGRNVDALGRALTRAVAAYNTTVGSLESRVLVSARKMRDLGLVEGTLREPALVEDLPRGLVTPELLESIGDPPDRPGEIGGDANGEFNGGLNGAAPGHNAASDSPTDRMNGRLSG
- a CDS encoding MarR family winged helix-turn-helix transcriptional regulator is translated as METVEEAAEKALEKAPEKAVAEPAERGGLAAALAASLGALLRRVYAEVTAAALRDDPRVRDFVVLDTLADQDADSQHELAERLGINRTIMVGLVDRLERAGHVVRTRNPADRRSYLLSITPAGRAARDELGRAVAERDARLTAALTPAERQRLTELLGRLLPEPEPLPAVAYLVAQAHYRLRRRGDALLAGTGLRTRHFGAMAALETLAPCSQQQFARQINVSEPAAVPIVEELVRLGLVTRGRDPRDRRRYALELTDLGRARLGFLRDTVNRMQAEVLGLLGPDGERELRALLAKLLAGPR